One Glycine max cultivar Williams 82 chromosome 1, Glycine_max_v4.0, whole genome shotgun sequence genomic window, TTACAAAATCTCACCGGATTCAATTCCGGGAAAACCTCTTTCTCAAAATAAAGCgttataaaaaaaaggcaaaaagacGCGTCAGCGAGAACCCTCAAACACGAATCTCGGAGAGCGAAAGAGAACTCTCAAATGAAAAGGTTCAGCACTTTCCGGTCTCCGTCGTGAGCGTAGTGATCTCCGATCCCGCTCTCCAAGCACGCCGTCGTCGTCCCGGACTCCTCGGAATTCATTGACGGCGACCCTGGCCAGCGAATTTCCTGCCGGCAGCCGTAGCTAGCCGCGTTCTGCAGAAAACTCGGCGTCAGCCGGAGATTGAGATCCGTCGTCGCCGTCTGAAGCTTGGCGAGCTCTTCAAATCGCTTGCGTTTGCCACCAGAACCGGCCTTATCGGACCTCGAACCCGGGAACCGGGTTCCCGGGAAATTCGGGTTCGGATCTCGGACTCTCCACTTGTCGGTACAGGTAACTTCCCCTTCGGAAGCGTCATCGGCAGTGGGAGTGGGAGCGTCTAGGCCGAGAAGCTCCGGCATGGGCCTGACGGTGCCGCCGCGGAGCACCGTCTCAACCGCCGCCTGGCACACGTGCCAGTTTCCGGTCCATAAAAGCCCAACAGCACCGTTGACAGGGTTCACCGTTCTTCCACACGCTTCGAACAACAGAGATTGAAACAGagctgcaaaaaagaaaagttatcaGAGATGAAAAACGAAAGAGCGAGTTAAGTGAGGTTAAGTTtaagttaaaagtaaaaaaaaaaaaaaaaagaaattagttacCGGGCCTTTGGGGTTCAGGGACGTTGGAAATGAAGGACATGAGGTCGGCACGGCCAAAGAATTTGGCAACGAAGACAGTGGCATGGCCTTGTGCTTCGGGCGTATCGATCCACTGTAGACACGGCCGCAGGATACAAGACTCGCTGCAACCCTTTCGAAGGACGCGGCACCCGTTGCAACTCATGCCTCTTTGGGTTtggggaaagaaaaaaaataacctcAAGTTAAGAGAGTGAGTGGTTTGTGCTGTTAACTCTCTGCAAAATCACCCTCACATGAATGCAaacgagagagagaggaaaggaAGACTGAGAAACGGAGAATGGAAATTGAGGAGAGGTGCATTTGGGGTATAAATAAACGTTAACGGGACGGGAGGAGGAAGAGAGGAGAGGGTTGGGTTGAGTTGAGAATTAACTAGGGTTAGGTTAGTTGAGAGTGAGACTGAGTGTGTCTGCGTGTGCTAGGTTTGTATGGAAGGGTGAGATTCCAAGGACTTGGGCGTGAGCGGCTCCGTGTCTCCGCGGATGGATGTTCCTCCACCGTTGgattctttatattttctttggCCATCACACAATTCCGATATTGATGGCTGCCCGTCCTTTTCACCTCTGGAATTATACTCTTACTTGCGTTTCGTCCATGCAACTGTTCCTAATCTTGCCTTTTTTAATTAacaccaataataataatgcttctacattttactaatatttatatctttgttaatacgagaaagaaagaaatatgaaGCAGAAGAATTTTTAATGTGCTTTATTTTTGGCATTGAGGGAGTAGAATATTTGTTCGGGGTTGTTGGAATTTCCGGTAAAAATTTACGTACTGAGCTGCAGTATGTTATATGTGATAATTCTGGCGTTTAAGTTTTTGTAGAAAATGATGATAGTTAGCGATAGAATGATCATGTACTCATTAGTTCGGAGTTTCTTGTGTAATGAATGGAAAATGTATTTACATGAGTTTTCGTGATTTTTGGGTTCTTGTTGATAATTATAACATTAAGTTGATATCTctaacaatttgaatttctataatttaaaatttatttggatgttttttttgtcaaaattttaaaattttaaaatagaattttaaacaactaaaaatctgaaatttcaatttccttccaagaaaaaattgaaattctctttttacattcttcttcaagaaacacccAATTTTAGAACATCTATCTGGTCTAAGTgaggaacacgtataactagcacaccaatcatattttttctttttttcatttattttttttcaccctcataattttaacttttttatccaaacacaaaattttaaaaataaaagaatttcaattgaaatatttgaaattcttaaaatttaaaatttcacaaaattttaaattcctccatccaaacacactctaaatgTATTAGGAGTGTATTTAACAAATTAACTACTAGTATCACGATTTTGAGTGCTTTAGATTAACAACTCTCATGTGAATATAtgaaaatgtattaaataaaactcATGTGATTTTTAGTGTTGGTCAATAAATGTCATATTAGGTTGATTCTCTCTCGTGTGAATGTTCGGAAAATACATTCAACCATAATCCTGAGATTTCAGGTGATTATTGATAATTGTTACATTAGATTTACATCTATTGTTATGTGAATGTATAAAAATTGTATGTAACAATCTTTCCTAATTTCATGTGTATGTTGATAACTATATATGTTAATATCTTTCTTATGAATGTATGAGAAATGTATTTAACAAAATAGGTTGACATCTCTCTCATGTGTATATATGAAAAACGTATTTAATACTTGTTAGTAACTGTCACATTAGATTAATATTTCTGTATGAAAAATGTATTCAACAATCTCCCGTGATTTCAAATACTTGTAAGTAATAGTCATATGTTAATTTatggaaaatttattttcaacaatATATTGTGATTTTAGGTGATTATTAATAACTATCACACTAGCACAAGTACAAAGAATGAACATAACAttattatgttaacatcgattttttagaaATCTGATATTAACAAAAACATGGTGGCGTATTTGTAAATAACGCAAGTTAATTAATGTTGATTTttggaaaaactgatgttaacatgagttcgttaacatcgatattttcaaaaattgacaTTACCAAactcatgttaacatcagttttttgaaaTATCGATATtgtattagttaaattaaatttgtctcTTTTACTTCTTATGCTCATTCTGAATCATCTCTCACTCTTGCACTCTccttctcactctcactctcacgCATTCTCTGTAGCAGTGTAGTCACACCGTTATCGCTCTCGCTCTTGCTATCATCTCGTTCTTGCACTGTCATTTTCGTCCTCTTGCTCTCGCGCTCTTACTCACTCATGAAACGTTAGTCTTCTATAAATGTTTGGTTTTGTGTTTGGTTTTGACGGTGATGGTAAGCGAGAAACTAGGGCTCATTCTTGGTTTTGATGATTTCCAACTTTCGTTTTGATACGCGTATTGCTTCTTGTTAATGTGCGTATTactaacatgaaaataattgttTCTCTGTTTGTTGTTGCTGAAAACATGTGTTATTTTCTGGATATACAAATACTAATATTAGGACTTTGCGTGTATTACTAACATGAAAATGGTTGTTAATGGGACTTTATGCTAGTGTGAGAATTTTGCCACAGCCTTAGGCCCCTAAAATAGGAATATCATTGTTGGTTTCCAAAATAGGAACATCATTCTGCCATAGACTTTGTGCTGGTGTGAGAATTATTGGTTTTACAGATTTATTGATATCATATTGTTATGTCAAATGTATCATATTATATTAGTTGAACGAAATAAGCACCTAGATAAGGTGCATAGTCAATTTGTGCATggatgagttagtgcatttaggTGGTTTAACAAAATCTATTTAATGTCATGTTTATATTGTAAATGGAGTTTAGAAACGACAAATGAAGCTCAACAAAACTGGAAGGAAATTGCTAACATAATGAGTAAGATTAACAAAAAAGCAGAAAAAATGTTCAACATTGTTGTTATGGATTAGGTTAAAAATTTCAAGACTattctcaaataaacatgacatgATATAACACATTTGCTTATATTAATTTGCTTGCTAAATGTAGCCTTATGGTGAAATCAGTAGGTCATTCGCTGTAAGATGGAAGAATGAACTAGAACATATTTGGCATATACTACACTCTAGTGGCAAACATGTACTCTGTTACATACCACCAAGATCTGGTGAGTCCAGGTCTAGTAGCTAGATGGACAGAACTCAGAGAGTTCTATAGGATCATTGGAAATCATCAAGTGACCTTGACTCACTTTGGACAAAGTATTTTCCTCCTCACCATCTTCAAAAGCAGCTTTGAACAAAAAAGCTCAGCCCAAATGACACTCCTTGTACCATCAAGTTCTTAACTCAGTCACTTTTAAAGTCTCGTTGACTGAGTACAAAGTGAATTACAACAACTTGGTGAGTAATTAAACATTCCTTTGTAtgtcaaattataaaatcatacaCATATCCAATAtgaatttcatgttaatttCAGGATGTGTTGAATATCATGTACTCATTTATgaaagctgcaggattcacccATCTGAACTTGGAAGGGACTACGAAGTGTAGGATAGTTTATAATAATTGGAGAAAGACTACAAAAATTAGAAATGGATGAATGAATTTTGCACAACCACAAAATTTACAAACTGGAACTCAAACATATGAAACTATTATCAAtctgtaaatttttgtttataagttttggtgatatattttgtgagaaatATTGGAACATTCTGAACACATTTGTggcatattttgtttataaatatttataactacTCTTGGTGCATGATATACTTTGTTTATAACTTTTGGTGTATAGCTTAttttatcagttttttttacaactttgaatcataagttgtgatatgaataattataggttggtaattaaaaaaatatacaagatattaaaaaaatccaaaaaaaaacaacatcggttctaaaaattgatgttgtgagTAAACAACAATATCgatttttggaaaaattaatgttgtttagaagaaaacaacatcgtttttttattaaaaaaagggttatttttttataaaacaacatcagtttttaaaccGTCGATGTTTAAATTGATACTTTAATGTCGATAATTTTAACATCAGttaataatcaatattaaaagtctttaataatcaatgtaaaaaaatattttttctaataggTTGACATTCCCGGTAAATGTATGAAAATATAATCAACAAACTTTTGAGATTTTTGGTGTTTTATGGATAGCTATATATCACATTAGTTTAAGATCTATTGTATGAATGTTTGAggaatgtattaaaaaatgctCTCAATTTTCATATGCTTGTTTATAATGTTACATTGACATCTCTCGCGTGAATGTATGAGGAATGTGCATACAAGTTCCCGTAAATTCAAGTACTTGGTTGATAACTGACACTTATTATAATATAGTGTTTTAGCATTTGTAATAGTTCTAATATAGTGTTTAAACATTCTCAACTAAACCCATGGACTTGATTATTTATACTAATGCTATATATTAGATTGTATTTGACTCGGCATGTTTGCTTTGTTGTACTCGATTGATTATATGGACAAAGATGaaagcaataataataatttcactttttgtcatcaaaattttataatctcATATACATTGTtcgtaaatataatttttttggcaaATTTTCTCCTAATGTTCAAAAGGTAGTgagatgttttaattttaacggtttaaagaaaaaattaacacaaaattgtgttaattgtagttatttaaatgtgttaGGATAAAATTCGggatattttataaattgagaGTAAATTcaggaaataaattatttagaagTAAAATTGGTGATAATGTGTAactttgaatataaaaaaatataagagttaaatatattttcaatctttataatatacttttttatatatattttggtccttgtaaaattatcatttttttcaaaattgtctttatatttttttttgttttggttattgttattttactttctccttgtaatatatttatcatttctattttagtcattataatattttgttgattttgaattattatctTTCAAAAATGTTTAATAGTGACTAAAAacaaatgatttatatattacaagaaaaatatataaaaaatcaatttattacaagaattaaaacaaaataagaatgagatcaaaataaaaaaaagtaactaaCAAATTATTGATTTAAGTGATATTAAACTGAAACATGATCTTGAGTTATAACCTCCCGGTTGGACTTAAGATGTTGGTGACGAATTTGTGCCTTGGAGACGGGGGTGTTAAAAAAATCTGGTTTGGATTGAATTAGATTCTAATCAAATCTAAATCAAAATTGGTTTTTTCTTGAAttacttccaaaaaaaaatatagaacactattttataaaataaattcggTTAACCGAAactgaattaatttttatttaaatattttttctatttgaaaaaaataattcaaaaactagttcttaaatcaattcaaaactaGTTTGATTCTTAAAACTAGtttaaaatgagttaaaaatTAGTTCAGTTCAGAATCAGTTTGACTTTGAACCAATTTTTAAATCAGTTTGATTATGTGAATATAAAACTAAACGAATTAAAACAGTTcgaaactattttaatttttttttatcgaattAATTTTTACCCTGCTTAAAGAGTTATGGTACCTGATTTATAGATCAAAAACTTGGGTATGAGTAGACTTATACAAAGCGGATCAGACCGTCCAATCCAAGTGGTTTGACCAAATCAAAACCATAGCTGgctaatttgatcatttattaGATCACCTGTGCAATTGATTCGGCATAAACCGATGAACTTAGCATAAAACTGGTGAAAATTAAACTGGTATCCATTCGATCATCCATCTCACCAGTCCttctattatttgaattttgaaacgtGAACACATTTACCATTCTTCACTTCGTTTTGACTAACTCAAAATAAACGATAATTTTGACTAATGATCTTTTTGCGGGagagaattaaaaaattcatttactgtattttttattcattaactaAGAAATTGCTAAATCACTAATGACGTTTTTGTGAGTATAATTGAAAAGTTTTCTATTAAAGATTAAGAtaacttttcaaaagaaatcctataaaaaaaaatcagataacGTATATACTAGTGAAATTACCAAACGGGCTTCGTAACCTAGTGGCTATTTTACCAATGACCATGGAATGACGTGCACATGTACGAGTTTTGTAAGGAAATAATTCCGCAAGGGTATGAGGTGCTAACGTGGGAAAtgggaataaaaaaaacagttgTAAAATGGGTAGTgccaaatatatataatatttaaggtACTAATGATTGAAGGTTTGGTGTAAGATCAGGAAACACAAGCACTGTTAGCGTAGCAGTTTAGACATTTAAATTACATGAAAGTCAAATTATTTCTAGTTTCTATTCTCCCCAACAAGCAGCACACAGATTTTGCATCAACTTGTCCCTCGGTTTTGTTAAATGCAAACCACGCTatgcttctctctctttttaatcAAGAGATTATTTTTTACAGCACAGTTAAATGTCCATAAGAACATCGATCCTTTCCGtgtatatatcaaatttaataagAATGAGAAACATAAACATTTCCTGCGTTGACCAATATAGACCAATGGGATTACTCATTGATAACCCAAAAccatattctttctttttccttttttaattttcgAATAGTGTTATCATTGTTATGTACAAAGCAAAACCACCGACCCTGTAATCTAAAAATAAGAGTGGAAGTATTGTCGTGGGGTTATTTGATATCGTGtcatttttctcataaaataaGAAACTAATACACGTCTAACTGATTAAGCAACATCTGATTCGTTTAGTTATTGTATTTGTCCAATAATGAGGATTCAATTGCTTTTCCGCATACATTCAATTCattggaaaaataaatatgaatattcaTTAAGCATTGATAAAGAAGGTGAGGTGTAtgtgaaattttataaatttcttaattgtTAATATCTAAGtttaattcatataaataaaaatataaaaaaaacaatgtcaGGTTTTAATCTTTAGGTTATaatattactatttattttatggaAAGATATCGAGATCGAGTTCAATACaagtaatattatatttttgtctattttatttaaaattacttataagttataaagaaaatattaaatatgaaaaccacaatcaatatcttcaaaatatacaacttattcaatactttatttatttagtaagGAGTTGGATtagtagaaagaaaaatatgagacGATTTATAAATTCTacagaaaaaagtattttattttgtttgattgaagagaatttagaaacaaaagaaagagaaaagattactttcaaaagcaaaattcattttttccttttctcttattttctcttcaatttaaatttaatttttttttatcttttcttttgattccACCCGCCAATTTTTAGGTATTCAATTTTGACCTGCATATTATTTGacaataatatttaagaaatgtaaaaaaaaaaacatgttaactATCATGCTTAATTGCACAAGTGTGACAACCAATATTAATAGAACCATTACACCTATGCACTTGCTATAAGTATGAACAAATTATTCTGTAGAGTTTTTAAGGGACAGATTGCGAAGACCAGCAagtatttttgttgttatttttttagacaacaaaattttaattaataataaattattttaatgctaacttaaaaatacttttaatctttatattatttaaaaaatcaaataaaaatatacttcaattaaaaaataaattaaattttttaatattaatttgttttataatactGCTAACATCATCTACACCTGCATCATGgaaataaattatctttaaaaaatagtcatctaatttttagtgaaaatattaattttttaaaaataaatatacaaaattttacacAACCTTAAAaactaacttaattttttaaaactattttcatatattataaaatataacttaatgTAATTTTACCCTACTTGCACCAAATGAAAAGGATAGTGTATTActac contains:
- the LBD5 gene encoding LBD domain-containing transcription factor yields the protein MSCNGCRVLRKGCSESCILRPCLQWIDTPEAQGHATVFVAKFFGRADLMSFISNVPEPQRPALFQSLLFEACGRTVNPVNGAVGLLWTGNWHVCQAAVETVLRGGTVRPMPELLGLDAPTPTADDASEGEVTCTDKWRVRDPNPNFPGTRFPGSRSDKAGSGGKRKRFEELAKLQTATTDLNLRLTPSFLQNAASYGCRQEIRWPGSPSMNSEESGTTTACLESGIGDHYAHDGDRKVLNLFI